The proteins below come from a single Streptomyces spongiicola genomic window:
- a CDS encoding PH domain-containing protein yields the protein MDRQELPALPVTFRPTRTRAVLLSVGTVMFAVITAVAFALERLSPAERVSFVLTAVLFFAVLALLSRPRIVADERGVTVVNLTRTRRLEWAEIVRVNLRPGDPWVFLDLSDGTSLPALGIQPGIARHHAIRDARALRLLAESRGTGTGGR from the coding sequence ATGGACCGGCAGGAGCTGCCCGCGCTCCCGGTGACCTTCAGGCCCACCCGCACCCGGGCGGTCCTGCTGTCCGTCGGGACGGTGATGTTCGCGGTGATCACCGCCGTCGCCTTCGCCCTGGAGCGGCTCAGCCCGGCGGAGCGGGTCAGCTTCGTCCTCACCGCGGTGCTGTTCTTCGCGGTGCTGGCGCTGCTCAGCCGCCCCAGGATCGTCGCCGACGAACGGGGCGTCACCGTCGTCAACCTGACCCGGACGCGGAGGCTGGAGTGGGCGGAGATCGTCCGCGTCAACCTCCGTCCGGGTGATCCCTGGGTGTTCCTCGATCTGAGTGACGGCACCAGCCTTCCGGCTCTCGGGATCCAGCCGGGAATCGCCCGCCACCACGCCATCCGCGACGCCCGCGCCCTGCGACTGCTCGCCGAATCGCGCGGCACCGGCACGGGCGGCCGCTGA